In one window of Streptomyces sp. NBC_01224 DNA:
- a CDS encoding vWA domain-containing protein, translated as MPAAAAAPGGAPATSETPRPSSGSSLVMVLDSSGSMGDDDGTGRTRMESARTAVGTVVDGLPDGYPTGLRVYGADRSRGCTDTRLVQPVQRLDREAVKRAVAAVEPKGDTPVGLSLRKAAEDLPRPAGGAIGTRTILLISDGEDNCGTPQPCEVAEQLGKEGIGLRIDTVGFQVKGAAREQLECIAAAGNGRYYDAPDAKALARQLQRASQLSADGYRFRGERVEGTATGAAAPALVPGQYLDTIGAGEKRYYAIDLDAVSTVDFSATAVPQPGAAVDTFDALRTGIVYGTGGSCVTDTAHFYQKEGATPLTSAVARIPAEEGNHACDRAGRYWLVVERESKKGSDAGRWPLELLYGVEAPLEKGVTPAQSQPEYGKGGKDAVLPTGDPRDVRGGTGFNDAKELGRGVWRDRILPSQTLWYKVTAGWGQQVRYDVEFANEPTVERGTSTYSYGATQLFTPARFPLTGGGEFTSTAMYNGRPSAVRMGGVPIAWTNRYEYRSNVQPVHAGGDFYISVTLGARAADIAENPQIGVVLRVSVLGDELAGPEHHAPAVAKKADKNGNSSGAEDSGGTGGAGWTGIAAAAGAGAVVVVIAGLVSVRGRRRRATQTTRGSA; from the coding sequence ATGCCGGCCGCGGCGGCGGCACCGGGCGGTGCACCCGCCACTTCTGAGACACCACGACCCAGCTCGGGCAGCAGCCTGGTCATGGTGCTCGACTCGTCCGGATCCATGGGGGACGACGACGGCACGGGGCGTACCCGGATGGAGAGCGCCCGTACGGCCGTCGGCACCGTCGTCGACGGCCTTCCCGACGGATATCCGACCGGGCTGCGGGTGTACGGCGCGGACCGTTCCCGGGGCTGCACGGACACCAGGCTCGTACAGCCGGTGCAGAGGCTCGACCGGGAAGCCGTGAAGCGGGCTGTGGCGGCCGTGGAGCCCAAAGGTGACACTCCCGTCGGGCTGTCGTTGCGGAAGGCCGCCGAGGACCTTCCGCGGCCCGCGGGCGGTGCCATCGGTACGCGCACGATCCTGCTGATCTCCGACGGCGAGGACAACTGCGGTACGCCGCAGCCCTGCGAGGTTGCCGAGCAGCTCGGCAAGGAGGGGATCGGGCTGCGGATCGACACCGTCGGCTTCCAGGTGAAGGGCGCGGCGCGCGAACAGCTCGAATGCATCGCGGCGGCCGGCAACGGCCGCTACTACGACGCACCGGATGCCAAGGCGCTGGCCCGGCAGCTGCAACGGGCGTCGCAACTCTCCGCGGACGGCTACCGGTTCCGGGGCGAGCGGGTCGAGGGCACGGCGACGGGTGCGGCGGCACCCGCGCTCGTACCAGGGCAGTATCTGGACACCATCGGAGCCGGTGAGAAGCGGTACTACGCCATCGACCTGGATGCCGTTTCGACGGTGGACTTCTCGGCGACGGCGGTGCCGCAGCCCGGGGCGGCCGTCGACACCTTCGACGCACTGCGCACCGGCATCGTGTACGGCACCGGCGGTTCCTGCGTGACGGACACCGCGCACTTCTACCAGAAGGAGGGTGCGACCCCGCTGACCTCGGCGGTCGCCCGAATCCCCGCGGAGGAGGGCAACCACGCCTGCGACCGGGCGGGCCGGTACTGGCTGGTGGTGGAGCGGGAGAGCAAGAAGGGTTCCGACGCCGGGCGTTGGCCGCTCGAGCTCCTTTACGGGGTGGAGGCGCCACTGGAGAAGGGTGTGACGCCCGCCCAGTCGCAGCCGGAGTACGGCAAGGGCGGCAAGGACGCCGTGCTGCCCACCGGTGACCCCCGCGATGTGCGGGGCGGTACCGGCTTCAACGACGCCAAGGAGCTCGGCCGGGGCGTGTGGCGCGACCGGATCCTTCCGTCGCAGACCCTCTGGTACAAGGTCACGGCCGGCTGGGGTCAGCAGGTGCGCTATGACGTGGAATTCGCGAACGAGCCCACGGTGGAGCGCGGTACCTCCACGTACTCGTACGGGGCGACCCAGCTGTTCACTCCCGCTCGATTCCCGCTCACCGGAGGCGGCGAGTTCACCTCGACGGCCATGTACAACGGCCGTCCGTCGGCGGTCAGGATGGGCGGGGTGCCAATCGCCTGGACCAACCGCTACGAGTACCGCTCCAACGTCCAGCCCGTACACGCCGGGGGTGACTTCTACATCTCGGTGACGCTGGGGGCGAGGGCCGCCGATATCGCGGAGAACCCGCAGATCGGTGTGGTGCTGCGGGTGTCGGTGCTCGGCGACGAGCTGGCCGGCCCCGAGCACCATGCTCCTGCCGTAGCCAAGAAGGCGGACAAGAACGGCAATTCGAGCGGTGCCGAAGACAGCGGCGGTACGGGCGGGGCAGGATGGACCGGCATTGCGGCCGCTGCCGGTGCGGGCGCCGTGGTGGTGGTGATCGCGGGGCTCGTGTCCGTACGCGGGCGTCGCAGGCGGGCCACACAGACGACGAGGGGAAGCGCGTGA
- a CDS encoding serine/threonine-protein kinase → MGEVFAGRYELIDPIGRGGVGAVWRAWDHRRRRYVAAKVLQQSDAHTLLRFVREQALRIEHPHVLAPASWAADDDKVLFTMDLVSGGSLAHVIGDYGPLPPRFVCTLLDQLLSGLSTVHAEGVVHRDIKPANILMEATGTGRPHLRLSDFGISMRKGEPRLTETNYVVGTPGYFAPEQMMGAEPDFPADLFAVGLVALYLLQGKKPDARALVEHFASYGTPSAPEGIPEPLWQVLAGLLQPDPQARFRTATGARKALTAAVDMLPEPGADDEPVEVFDQLGPLPAGFGPAGPIASPRTTSQDAQPAQTDPSTQQPYTQPPVPMSETGSFHLPPPPRQPTPLPHPAQPATPPTPIPAHAASPFPAPDPAQGPTSAAQHEPALTRAYTAGQPHVPAPGAAVPPHLSAAVPAHAPHKRPGPPPKVAVPVLLVALICFAVGIWALTRS, encoded by the coding sequence ATGGGTGAGGTCTTCGCCGGTCGGTACGAACTGATCGATCCGATCGGACGTGGTGGGGTCGGCGCCGTCTGGCGCGCCTGGGACCACCGACGCCGCCGTTATGTGGCGGCCAAGGTCCTCCAGCAGAGCGACGCACACACGCTGCTGCGCTTCGTCCGCGAGCAGGCGCTGCGGATCGAGCATCCGCATGTGCTCGCCCCGGCCAGCTGGGCCGCGGACGACGACAAGGTCCTGTTCACCATGGATCTGGTGAGCGGTGGTTCGCTGGCGCATGTCATCGGCGACTACGGACCGCTGCCTCCCCGTTTCGTCTGCACGCTGCTCGACCAACTGCTGTCCGGACTGTCGACGGTGCATGCGGAGGGCGTCGTGCACCGGGACATCAAACCCGCGAACATCCTGATGGAGGCCACCGGCACCGGGCGGCCGCATCTGCGGCTGTCCGACTTCGGTATCTCCATGCGCAAGGGTGAGCCGCGCCTGACCGAGACCAACTACGTGGTGGGCACGCCCGGTTACTTCGCGCCCGAACAGATGATGGGCGCGGAACCCGATTTCCCCGCGGACCTCTTCGCGGTCGGACTGGTCGCGCTGTATCTGCTGCAGGGGAAGAAGCCGGACGCGCGGGCCCTCGTCGAGCACTTCGCCTCGTACGGAACTCCCAGCGCCCCGGAGGGGATTCCCGAGCCGTTGTGGCAGGTGCTCGCGGGGCTGCTGCAGCCGGATCCCCAGGCCAGGTTCCGTACGGCCACGGGCGCACGCAAGGCGCTTACGGCCGCGGTCGACATGTTGCCCGAGCCCGGCGCCGACGACGAGCCGGTGGAGGTCTTCGACCAACTCGGGCCACTGCCTGCGGGCTTCGGCCCCGCCGGACCGATCGCGTCCCCCCGGACAACCTCACAGGACGCGCAGCCCGCGCAGACGGACCCGTCCACCCAGCAGCCCTACACCCAGCCGCCGGTCCCGATGTCGGAAACGGGCAGCTTCCACCTCCCACCGCCTCCGCGGCAGCCCACACCGCTGCCCCATCCGGCGCAGCCGGCCACGCCCCCCACACCGATCCCGGCGCACGCGGCTTCCCCCTTCCCTGCGCCGGATCCCGCGCAGGGCCCCACTTCCGCGGCGCAGCACGAACCGGCTCTCACCCGCGCGTACACCGCCGGACAGCCGCACGTTCCCGCTCCCGGAGCAGCGGTTCCCCCGCACCTCTCGGCCGCTGTTCCCGCGCACGCACCGCACAAGCGTCCGGGACCGCCCCCGAAGGTGGCGGTCCCGGTCCTGCTGGTGGCACTGATCTGTTTCGCCGTGGGCATCTGGGCGCTGACCCGGAGCTGA